In the genome of Chelmon rostratus isolate fCheRos1 chromosome 24, fCheRos1.pri, whole genome shotgun sequence, one region contains:
- the LOC121627314 gene encoding protein Shroom2-like produces MERLERPSHPYPPGRLSPTKYTASAEPLCGPGAKRDSGLSCFSSSSSPPVRDSSTCGRKGTSTENIFFKGLQNEGPQQAERPRYPQPTLGNGGWEGLRAEEQPSCRVSIAGRPIGPVWQVPEKKKSQSPPPPPPPLRSDSFAATKVFPYSEGPSGPTKSKGRSIEKLTEHNDQNGFRSQQEKTSEARHNINPLPTKDFLHPNMAADHNHNQLQPNKLFSLSSNDVRQSHYTQRPAHQRQYSDESPLYLQTRSAPSTKIQSVGSYYRSLQDLPTNTFGRKQVRHSTASMASSAANLNLENGGYNRFYSLATKHSIQTAELLARQGKAEARRGETEKLQWVNSNEPGFPSSLKTNMKAKYSLPPFQMPCSENKERDGHSHLGNGLHYDHQTAELSVRSHSPEDAAKRGEGHSNDMKRHFPAHQSNDHKVSLSRHQDPWVPQEDHRICPLKTPLLHSLAQESRTLAERQPAAMTTGVMSTQDASDIMAASSGKSNRRSDRYATTLRNEIQQKRAQLQKSRSAATLTCDAEDEEAEEWRSTKTSASSGVSFSNTYKDHLKEAQARVLQATSFQRRDLEPLWPEAPVVKTSNGRIRGRKRFPLAKRTHSFSEPDKIDKVGVEGEPQTGSFGERRKFFEAKPAFSRPVLKSSPADLGETGKPKERTPTGEPEEAHPSADPNHLSPGHKQFFLEQQRLGTFAEYQATWNNKKKSSEAKTQGRYHSAENILDADAEEKAVCVHERSRSSPSADFYTQNIPSPWREPHSQQGSYTARGKTENRLRYQPDHSPQSASSVPRNEGPVPGLSDHRSKPDADNPSHTTHYLGPRSLSPNVGSHLPQAKSLLPPPRPHLGPETTSSSQEFLAGAQADPAELQPLSSSDTQHHATAQKSSAGPAPASSPHLSGTSGADTSRGDAENEEEQPQPPSSSSSSSSRTVALSLPADRVRSPSPQFAPPRLTDKPPAVFVQDDSPLRSESDLKLPADMNSPVRKVPVRIVHAESSSEREGRAYLPQSSESCSAFELPPHVPSLSTTQRPASSLFSAYARQAHQDPAQAPVSVQESAHESNSAGTRHSEEDAKREELARDIMGKDKSLVDILDQSGRMTTMDLMEGLFPTEEQILEGALQRRRASSGSRLPTSSPRSMDRREEEDVSVSAAASLVPSSSYYNTSAPKAELLIKMKDMQEQLEEQDSEDELDVDLASKKQELISSLAGKLEVLREARHSLQEDVEDNEALGREVEATVQRLCQPNQLDKFRMFVGDLDKVVSLLLSLSGRLARVENALNSLEEEAPPEEKRTLTEKRKLLMRQHEDAKELKENLDRREHLVSGIMEAHLDAESLDDYRHFVKMKSALIIEQRKLEDKIKLGEEQLKCLVDSLPMEQRPLF; encoded by the exons ATGGAGAGACTGGAGCGTCCCTCTCATCCTTACCCTCCTGGTCGTCTTTCACCAACTAAATACACCGCCAGTGCCGAGCCGCTCTGTGGACCAGGGGCCAAAAGGGACTCCGGGCTGAGTTGTTTCTCTAGCAGTTCCAGTCCTCCTGTTCGTGACTCCAGCACATGTGGTAGGAAGGGCAccagcactgaaaacattttcttcaaggGCCTTCAGAACGAAGGGCCTCAGCAGGCTGAGCGGCCCAGGTACCCGCAGCCGACACTGGGGAATGGAGGCTGGGAGGGTCTACGGGCAGAAGAGCAGCCTTCCTGCAGAGTGTCCATTGCAGGGAGACCCATTGGTCCAGTGTGGCAGGTACCAGAGAAAAAGAAGTCCcagtctcctcctccaccacctcctcccctgCGCAGTGACAGCTTTGCAGCCACAAAGGTGTTCCCTTACTCTGAAGGGCCTAGTGGTCCAACAAAAAGCAAAGGCAGGTCCATTGAAAAGCTGACAGAACATAATGATCAGAATGGCTTCAGGTCTCAACAGGAGAAAACCTCAGAGGCCAGACATAACATCAACCCCCTGCCCACTAAAGACTTCCTCCATCCCAACATGGCAGCtgaccacaaccacaaccagTTGCAACCCAACAAACTTTTCTCCCTGTCCAGCAATGACGTCAGACAGTCTCATTACACCCAACGACCTGCCCACCAGAGGCAGTACAGTGACGAAAGCCCCCTCTATCTGCAGACCAGGTCAGCTCCTTCCACCAAGATTCAGAGTGTGGGAAGTTACTATCGCAGCCTCCAGGATCTGCCCACAAACACCTTTGGCCGCAAACAGGTCCGCCACTCCACAGCATCCATGGCAAGTTCTGCTGCAAACCTAAACCTGGAGAATGGGGGGTACAACCGATTCTACAGCCTGGCGACCAAGCATTCCATTCAGACTGCTGAGCTTCTGGCCAGGCAAGGCAAAGCAGAGGCTCGGAGGGGGGAAACAGAGAAACTCCAATGGGTAAACAGCAATGAACCAGGCTTTCCAAGTTCCTTGAAGACAAACATGAAGGCAAAGTACTCCCTACCTCCATTCCAGATGCCTTGCAGTGAAAATAAGGAGCGCGATGGCCATTCCCATCTGGGGAATGGTCTGCATTATGACCACCAAACCGCTGAACTTTCTGTTCGGAGCCACAGCCCAGAGGATGCTGCAAAGAGAGGTGAAGGACACTctaatgacatgaaaagacactTCCCAGCACATCAAAGTAATGATCATAAGGTCAGTCTTTCTAGGCACCAAGACCCATGGGTACCCCAAGAAGATCACAGAATATGCCCCCTGAAAACCCCACTTCTCCACTCCCTAGCCCAGGAGAGTAGGACTCTGGCTGAGAGGCAACCAGCAGCTATGACCACAGGTGTCATGTCCACCCAGGACGCCAGTGACATCATGGCGGCCAGCAGTGGAAAATCAAATCGACGCAGCGACCGTTATGCCACCACCCTCCGCAATGAGATCCAGCAGAAGCGGGCCCAGTTGCAAAAGAGCCGCAGTGCTGCAACCCTGACATGCGatgcagaggatgaggaggcagaggagtggAGATCCACAAAGACTTCTGCGTCTTCTGGCGTCTCCTTCTCTAACACCTACAAGGACCACCTGAAAGAGGCACAGGCCAGGGTCCTCCAAGCTACCTCCTTCCAAAGACGAGACCTTGAGCCTCTTTGGCCAGAGGCACCGGTAGTTAAAACCTCCAATGGACGCATTAGAGGACGTAAGCGCTTCCCCCTGGCCAAGAGGACGCACTCCTTCTCAGAGCCTGATAAGATAGACAAGGTGGGAGTGGAGGGAGAACCACAAACAGGGTCTTTTGGAGAGCGGAGGAAGTTCTTTGAGGCCAAACCGGCATTTTCCAGGCCTGTGCTGAAGTCCAGTCCGGCAGACCTTGGTGAGACAGGAAAACCCAAAGAGAGAACTCCCACTGGAGAGCCTGAGGAGGCTCACCCATCCGCAGACCCCAACCACCTCAGCCCTGGACATAAGCAGTTCTTTCTAGAGCAGCAGAGGCTTGGGACCTTCGCTGAGTACCAGGCCACATGGAACAATAAGAAGAAGTCATCAGAGGCCAAAACGCAAGGGAGGTATCACTCAGCGGAGAACATCTTAGATGCAGATGCCGAGGAGAAGGCTGTGTGCGTCCATGAGAGATCCCGAtcttctccctctgcagacTTCTATACACAG aacattcCTTCACCATGGAGAGAGCCTCACAGCCAGCAGGGCAGTTACACTGCCAG GGGAAAAACTGAGAACAGGCTGCGATACCAGCCCGACCACAGCCCACAGTCAGCCTCGTCAGTCCCCAGAAACGAGGGCCCGGTCCCAGGCCTCAGTGACCACAGGTCCAAACCAGACGCTGACAATCCCTCCCACACCACACACTACTTGGGCCCTCGCAGCCTCAGCCCCAACGTTGGCTCCCATCTTCCACAAGCCAAGAGCCTCCTGCCGCCGCCCAGGCCCCATTTAGGCCCAGAAACCACATCCTCCTCCCAGGAATTCCTCGCTGGCGCCCAGGCGGACCCGGCAGAGCTCCAGCCTCTGTCCAGCTCTGACACCCAGCACCATGCAACTGCCCAGAAGTCCTCCGCCGGCCCCGCCCCGGCCAGCTCGCCTCACCTCAGCGGGACGTCCGGAGCAGACACGAGCAGAGGAGATGCAGAAAACGAGGAGGAACAACCGCAGCcaccttcctcttcatcctcgtcctcctcccGGACGGTGGCTTTGTCTCTTCCCGCCGATCGGGTGCGGTCTCCCTCGCCACAGTTCGCACCACCGAGACTGACGGACAAACCGCCGGCCGTGTTCGTGCAGGATGACTCACCGCTCAG GTCAGAGAGTGATCTGAAGCTCCCTGCAGACATGAACAGTCCGGTGAGGAAAGTCCCCGTGAGGATCGTCCACGCTGAGAGCAGCTCGGAGCGAGAGGGCAGGGCCTACCTGCCTCAGAGCAGCGAGTCCTGCAGCGCCTTCGAGCTGCCGCCCCACGTCCCCTCCCTGAGCACCACACAGCGCCCGGCCTCGTCCCTGTTCAGCGCCTACGCCCGCCAGGCCCATCAGGACCCGGCTCAGGCTCCGGTGTCAGTCCAGGAGTCAGCCCACGAGTCCAATTCGGCGGGGACTCGGCACTCAGAAGAGGACGCCAAGAGGGAGGAGCTGGCCAGGGACATCATGGGTAAAGACAAGTCCCTGGTGGACATCCTGGACCAGAGTGGCAGGATGACCACCATGGACCTGATGGAAGGGCTCTTCCCCACGGAGGAGCAGATCCTGGAGGGGGCTCTCCAGCGCAGGAGGGCCTCCTCCGGCTCCAGGCTGCCCACCTCATCCCCCAGGAGCATGGACAG gagggaggaggaggacgtgtctgtctctgcagcagcctcccTGGTCCCCAGCTCCTCCTATTACAACACATCTGCTCCCAAAGCCGAGCTCCTCATCAAGATGAAGGACatgcaggagcagctggaggagcaggacTCTGAGGACGAGCTGGATGTCGACCTTGCAAGTAAAAAG CAAGAGCTGATCTCCAGCCTGGCGGGGAAGCTGGAGGTGCTGCGGGAGGCACGGCACAGCCTGCAGGAGGACGTGGAGGACAACGAGGCTCTGGGCCGCGAGGTGGAGGCCACCGTGCAGCGCCTCTGTCAGCCCAACCAGCTCGACAAGTTCCGCATGTTCGTGGGCGACCTGGACAAGGTGGTGAGCCTGCTGCTGTCGCTGTCGGGGCGGCTCGCCCGGGTGGAGAACGCCCTCAACAGCCTGGAGGAAGAAGCCCCACCAGAGGAGAAG CGGACCCTGACAGAGAAGCGCAAGCTGCTGATGCGGCAGCACGAGGACGCCAAGGAGCTGAAGGAGAACCTGGACCGCCGGGAGCACCTGGTTTCCGGCATCATGGAGGCCCACCTGGACGCAGAGAGCCTGGACGACTACCGCCACTTTGTGAAGATGAAGTCGGCCCTCATCATCGAGCAGCGCAAACTAGAGGACAAGATCAAGCTGGGCGAGGAGCAGCTGAAGTGCCTGGTGGACAGTCTGCCGATGGAGCAGAGGCCGCTGTTCTGA